A single region of the Lycium barbarum isolate Lr01 chromosome 2, ASM1917538v2, whole genome shotgun sequence genome encodes:
- the LOC132627312 gene encoding actin-66-like encodes MADWMDIQTLVNDNRTGMSKVAFSGDDFPRAVFPSIVGRPRHTCVMVGMRNKDLYIGNEAQSIRGILTLRYPIEHGIVRNWDDMEKMWHHTFYNELCVAPEEHPDLLTEAPLNPKANREKMTEIMFEKFSVPALYVAIQAVFSLFGNGRITGIVVNSGDGVSHTVPIYEGHALPHAISRLHLAGSDITYYLSKLICEGRYIITCTMRGNWICHIKETIAYVALDFQQEIENRSSVEKGFELPDGQVINIGAERFRCPEVLFQPSLVDKGPTGIHEKAYNSIMRCDVDIRKDLFANIVLSGGSTMFPVIAERMSKEITALAPSNTKIEVVAPPERKHNTWIGESIIASLSTFQKVNVDSKAKYDEYGLAVVHRMCI; translated from the exons ATGGCTGATTGGATGGATATTCAAACACTTGTTAATGACAACAGAACTGGAATGAGCAAG GTTGCCTTTTCTGGGGATGATTTTCCCAGGGCTGTGTTCCCAAGTATAGTTGGTCGTCCTCGTCATACTTGCGTCATGGTTGGAATGAGAAATAAAGATCTCTATATCGGTAATGAAGCTCAGTCAATAAGAGGTATTTTGACTCTGAGATATCCCATTGAACATGGCATAGTAAGAAACTGGGATGATATGGAGAAAATGTGGCATCACACATTTTACAATGAACTCTGTGTTGCTCCCGAGGAGCATCCCGATCTTCTGACTGAAGCGCCACTTAACCCCAAAGCAAACCGAGAGAAAATGACCGAAATCATGTTTGAGAAATTCAGTGTTCCAGCCTTGTATGTTGCAATCCAGGCTGTTTTCTCTCTGTTTGGTAACGGTCGCATAACTG GCATTGTGGTTAATTCTGGTGATGGCGTGAGCCACACTGTCCCCATCTATGAGGGACATGCACTTCCCCATGCTATCTCGCGGTTACATCTTGCTGGTAGTGATATTACATATTATCTCTCGAAGTTAATCTGCGAGGGTCGTTATATAATTACCTGTACGATGAGAGGAAATTGGATTTGTCATATAAAGGAGACGATTGCATATGTTGCATTGGATTTTCAACAGGAGATTGAGAATAGATCTTCAGTTGAGAAGGGCTTTGAGCTTCCTGATGGACAAGTCATTAATATTGGTGCTGAGAGGTTCCGTTGTCCTGAAGTCCTATTCCAGCCATCATTGGTTGACAAGGGACCGACAGGAATTCATGAAAAGGCCTACAACTCAATCATGAGATGCGACGTTGAT ATTAGGAAAGATTTATTTGCAAACATTGTGCTTAGTGGTGGCTCGACTATGTTTCCTGTCATAGCAGAGCGTATGAGCAAGGAAATCACTGCTCTTGCTCCAAGCAACACGAAGATCGAGGTGGTTGCACCACCTGAGAGGAAGCACAACACCTGGATAGGAGAATCAATTATCGCTTCCCTCAGTACTTTCCAGAAAGTTA ACGTGGATAGCAAGGCCAAGTATGATGAATATGGTCTTGCAGTGGTTCACAGGATGTGCATCTAA